A stretch of DNA from Deltaproteobacteria bacterium:
GCCAGATCTCCTCGACGTCCACGGCCTGTTCCCGGACCGTGACGGCCTCACGCACGAGCCCGAGAAGCGCAGGCAGGTCGAGGGTCCCGGAAAGGCCGAGGTCTTTTGCAAGCCGTGCCGCTGCATCCAGGTACCCATGTGCCAATTCCACGTCCGGTTCAAAGGCGACCCTTTCCCTCTGGCCCCCATCGATCTGGATGGAGATCTCGATGCGCCCACGATCAAGACCCTTCTGCACCGCCTTTCGAATCCGCTCCTCGAGGGGGGCAAAGGAACGGGGGGCACGCACGAAGACCTCGCAGTTTCGGGCATTCACGGACTTGAGCTCGAGGGTGAGGGGGATCGCCCCCTCCCGAGGCCCGACACGGGCGAAGGTCGTCATGCTCCGGACCAATTGATCCTCCTCAGAAGCATCCGTCGCACCTCATTCCAGAAGGCGATGGATTCGGAAGCGGCGTAATCGGGGTAAGACCAGGGAAGGGGACGGAATGATCCCGCCTGGAATATGAGGGTGAGGTCCGCAAAGACCCCTGATCCAAGATAGATCCTGTGGGTGAAGTTCTTGCGTGTGGCAAGGACGAGCCTTTCCGGTGTGAGAAGTCCGGGGTCGAGGTTCAATCGCCTTTTTTCAAGGATACTCCATTCCCGCTCGAGTTCAATCGCCTTGAGCTTGGCCTCCACGAGGCGGTCCTGTGAGACCAGGGCCTGAAACCCGCAGAAGGTCCTTTGAAGGCCGGTCCCGAACTCCCTTTCGTAATAGTTCGTCTCCTCAAACGGATACACAAGGCCCGTCCAGGCCATGGGGCCGAATACACCTTCAAGCATCTCCAAGCCTGCAAAAAGGAGAGATGTGTCCCCTGAGAACAGGCTGAATACGAGCTGGGCCGGACCGGGTTCCAGATAAGGCCTCACGGCATGCCGTCTCCCGCAGGGCGCGCACCCTAAGGCGCAGCCTGAGCCAAGGCCTTGATCTCTTCAATGGAGACCGTTGCCGTTCCGGCCTTTCCCACCACGATGCCGGCGGCGATGTTGGCAAAATAAGCGGCATCCCTGAAGGAAAGCCCCCTGACAAGCCCGGCCGTGAGGGCGGCGATCACCGTGTCCCCTGCACCTGTTACATCAAAGACCTCCCGGGCCATGGTGGGGATGCGGTATTGCCCGCCTCCCCTCTCGTAAAGGGCCATCCCCTCAGGGCCCAAGGTCACGAGGACCGCCTGCACGCCGAGTTTGTCCTGGATCGATTCTGCGGCCCTCGTCAGTTCCCGGTCGCTCGAGATGGAAAAACCGGCCATGGCCTCGGCCTCGCGCAGATTTGGGGTCAGGGCCGTCACCCCAAAATAACTCGCCATGTTGACGGGCTTCGGATCCACGAGCACGAAAAGCCCCCGCGGAACAGAAAGGGCAAGAAGCCTTTCGATGATGGCCCGTGAGATCACGCCCTTGGCGTAATCAGAGATCACGACCGCATCCACTTGGGATACGGCCTCATCCACAAATGCGAAGATCCGCGCCGCATCCTCCTCTTGCAGGGGGCCCACTTCCTCCCGGTCTACCCGGACGACCTGTTGCCCACGGGCGATGATCCGGGTCTTTGTGGTGGTGGGCCTGAGGGAAACGGCCACCCCCGAGGTCCTGATGCCCTGTTGATGCGCAGCCTCGAGGATTTCTCCACCGGCTGTATCATTGCCCACGATCCCGGAGAGCGTGACCTCGCACGCAAGGGCCCGGAGGTTGCTTGCCACGTTCGCAGCACCTCCCAGATGCGCCGTCTCCCTCTCGATGGCCACCACAGGGACCGGGGCCTCGGGAGAGATCCGTGTGACCTCGCCCCATATGAATCGGTCGAGCATGAGATCCCCGATGACAAGCACCGAGGCGGGACGGCTCGAGGACACGATCGCCTCGAGGATCTCCATCCTTTCAGACACGAGCTGGCCCCTGCTTTTCATCCATGTTTCGCGCCTCCTCTACGAGCATGACCGGGATCCCGTCCCGGATCTCGTAAAGGAGGCGGCAGGCCTCGCAGACAAGCCCGGCGCCATTCTGGGACAGCTTCACCCTGCCTCTGCATCTGGGACAGGCAAGGATCTCCACAAGTTCATCACTGATTGCCTGCGCCATCGTTTACTCCATGATCCCGAATCCATTTGCAGGCACTGAATAAATCAGGGGCCACGAATTCCGGACAGGCATTGCGACCCTCGATTTGCGAGAGCGCCAATTGCCCCTTTCCAGTAAGCACGAGGATCCCCTTTGTTCCAGCGGCAGACGCGCACTCCATGTCCATTGCCGTGTCTCCCACGAACCATGAGCGGGCCAGATCGATCCCAAGGTCCTTACCGGCCCTCAAAAGGAGACCAGGGGCGGGCTTCCTGCATCCGCATGAGATCCGATATGCATCACGGCCCTCTGTCGGATGATGGGGACAGACGTACCAGGCATCTACACGGGCCCCTTCTTGCGCAAGACGCCGGTCGATCTCCGCATGCACACGAAAGACAAAAGACTCGTCAAAATACCCCCTGGCCACCCCTGACTGGTTCGTTGCGACCACGACCAAGAGCCCGAGCCCATTCAGGAGCCGGATCCCCTCGGCCGCCCCTTCGATGAGTACGAGGTCGTCCAGGCTGCGCAGATATCCGACCTCTTCGTTGATCGTGCCGTCCCGGTCCAGAAAGACGGCACGGCGATGAAATGATCCTGGGGCCATATCGAGGGAATTATATTCTTATATGAAGATCCGGGCCAATACGCAAACCGCGAAAAAGGAGGGTGGACCATTGCGGTCCGCCTAGACATGACATTCCGGAAAGAGACCTTTTTAGAAGAACCAGAGAAGCTCGGAGGCCACCCTCGTTGAGATGTCGTCGGACTTCTTGCCTTCCTCGAAGTCCACGCCATTTGCTATGGCATTCAAGGCCTTGGTGATATCCTCCGCTCCCGAACCCGGGAAGAGGAAGGCAACACCGCCCTTGATGGTCACGGCGTCGTAAAGCTTGTAGCGGATCTCGTTGTTCCACTCCACACCCATGAAGTCGTCGATGTCGGCATTGAAGGCAGCGGATTGATTGAGCGAAAGTGCCTGTGCGTTGTAATACGCCTCTACGGCCTCTGGCTCGTCGAACCACATGGCCATCACGTTCGTGACGTAGGTCCACTTTCCGTAGCCTGCGGTAAGCCCGCCGCCGATCATCCTGAAGCCCGGGTTGTCGAGGGCCGCTCCCCCGTTGATTCCGGCACCGCGCACGGTTCCGTAGTAGATCGGGAGCATGCTGTAGAGGATCTGGCCGAAGATGGGGTTCCCGTCCATGGAGATGGACTGTTCGCTCCCGAAACGGGGCGTGAACCGGTCGATACCCACGGCCGAGGCGAAGCCCTCGAGGTCGTCATCCGTCGGATCGTCGTCACCCTGCACCCAGTAGCCGCCGACATGGGGTTCGAAGACCTTTAGCCC
This window harbors:
- a CDS encoding Trm112 family protein translates to MAQAISDELVEILACPRCRGRVKLSQNGAGLVCEACRLLYEIRDGIPVMLVEEARNMDEKQGPARV
- the rfaE1 gene encoding D-glycero-beta-D-manno-heptose-7-phosphate kinase, yielding MEILEAIVSSSRPASVLVIGDLMLDRFIWGEVTRISPEAPVPVVAIERETAHLGGAANVASNLRALACEVTLSGIVGNDTAGGEILEAAHQQGIRTSGVAVSLRPTTTKTRIIARGQQVVRVDREEVGPLQEEDAARIFAFVDEAVSQVDAVVISDYAKGVISRAIIERLLALSVPRGLFVLVDPKPVNMASYFGVTALTPNLREAEAMAGFSISSDRELTRAAESIQDKLGVQAVLVTLGPEGMALYERGGGQYRIPTMAREVFDVTGAGDTVIAALTAGLVRGLSFRDAAYFANIAAGIVVGKAGTATVSIEEIKALAQAAP
- a CDS encoding DUF4416 family protein, whose translation is MRPYLEPGPAQLVFSLFSGDTSLLFAGLEMLEGVFGPMAWTGLVYPFEETNYYEREFGTGLQRTFCGFQALVSQDRLVEAKLKAIELEREWSILEKRRLNLDPGLLTPERLVLATRKNFTHRIYLGSGVFADLTLIFQAGSFRPLPWSYPDYAASESIAFWNEVRRMLLRRINWSGA
- a CDS encoding HAD family hydrolase; the encoded protein is MAPGSFHRRAVFLDRDGTINEEVGYLRSLDDLVLIEGAAEGIRLLNGLGLLVVVATNQSGVARGYFDESFVFRVHAEIDRRLAQEGARVDAWYVCPHHPTEGRDAYRISCGCRKPAPGLLLRAGKDLGIDLARSWFVGDTAMDMECASAAGTKGILVLTGKGQLALSQIEGRNACPEFVAPDLFSACKWIRDHGVNDGAGNQ